In bacterium, the genomic window GCAGCTTTACCATGTCGTCAATACTACGGGGTACTTTTCCCTCGTAATTTTGGAGTAAAATTTTACAAATAGCCAAAAGGCTTTTAGCCTTTGTTTTGTAAAAACCAGCCGGATAAATAAGCTTTTGAATTTCTTTCTCCGATAAGCGTATCATTTTATGAGGAGTAGGGGCCTTTGTTAAAAGATTGAGCGAGGCCTTTTCTGTAACTGCATCTTTGGTACGCAGTGAAATAACAGTACTGACCAAAACCTCAAACGGTTTATCTATGGCGTTATCGGCAATTACTCCTACGGCGGGCACCTTAAATTTTTTTATGCTGTGCTTTAAGTTTTTTAGAATTTCGGCAATTTCCCCATTATCCATAAAGCGTTCATGCCCAATTAAAAAAGAGTTGTCACTTCTTAAAACGAGTATTTTATCAATTTGATAACCAAAAAGCCTGGGGCCCCTAATAAAATATAAGTAAAAACAATTAGTTAAATGGCTAAAGGGCAGCGGCCCTTGGCATACTACTTGCTAATTCTTAAAGGTGAGGTTCCTTATGATGATGAAACATATATCTCTTTCTATTTTTGGCTTGGCTTTATTATTAACAGCCTGCGGTTCGGGTCAAAGTGGTGATGGTGCCAGTGACGAGAAAAGCTCTGCTCTTACTCAGTCTATCGAAGACTTAGATTTTGAAAATACATTTTCTCCCTATGTGGGTGTTTCTACCGATAAAAAATATCTGCGCCTTTCGTTTGGATTTTTCCCTGACGGTAGCGTGTATAATACGGCTGCTAGCGGTAAAAAAGTGTACGTCACATTTAGCGATGATGGACAAACCGAAAACGAAGAGGTGAATGATGAAGAAATATCCTGTGGTTCTTACTGTGTTATGATTCCGTGTGATTTTGTAGCTCCCGCAGTTGACTTATTGTCTCTTGGCCTTTCGGCTCCTACAGAAGGAAGTTGCCAGCCTGTAAAATACGAATTTAACGGTGCCGATGAAATTTTTACCGTAAACGGTTATGTGGTGCCCTTAAACGGTAGTTATAATAAATTTGCAAATGATTTTGGTTTTAAAATTACCGAAAGCGGATTTGTGGATGCAACCTCAGGTGATCCTATTACCGGCGAAAAATTAGAAGAGATTTATCAAAAAATTATAACCACCGCAGATGTAGATTAATCAGATTTGTTATTGTAAAGAACCAACAGCCTCTTTAATGCGTGAAAGTCCCTTTTCGATATTGGCCATTGATGTGGCATACGACAAGCGTACATAACCCGGAGCACCAAAGCCTTCACCAGGAACTACGGCTACTTTAAAATCTTCCAAAATATATTCAGCAAAATCATCGGCTGTGGCAATTACTTTGCCTGCAGGTGTTTTCTTGCCTAGCACGCCTTTGATATTGGGGAACACATAAAAGGCGCCTTCGGGTTTTAAGCATTTAATACCGGGAATAGCATTAAAAGTATCCACAATAAAATTGCGGCGCTTTTCAAATTCCACCACCATCTTTTTAATTTCATCTTGCGAGCCGTTATATGCTTCAACACAAGCCTTCTGTGTGATGGAGCAGATGTTGGAAGTAACCTGTCCCTGAATTTTAGCCATGGCGCTAATTAAAGCTTTAGGGCCAGCAGTAAAGCCCATGCGCCAGCCGGTCATTGAGTAAACTTTGGAAACACCATTCACAATCAGTGTCAAATCTCTCATGCCATCAAGCGAG contains:
- a CDS encoding endonuclease III, whose translation is MDNGEIAEILKNLKHSIKKFKVPAVGVIADNAIDKPFEVLVSTVISLRTKDAVTEKASLNLLTKAPTPHKMIRLSEKEIQKLIYPAGFYKTKAKSLLAICKILLQNYEGKVPRSIDDMVKLPGVGRKTANLVATLGFDDYGICVDVHVHRISNRWGYIKTKTADESEMVLRGKLPKKFWKTYNDILVTFGQNICQPVSPKCSLCPVEKYCPKLGVKHQR